From a single Brassica oleracea var. oleracea cultivar TO1000 chromosome C5, BOL, whole genome shotgun sequence genomic region:
- the LOC106292816 gene encoding ubiquinol oxidase 3, mitochondrial produces MSSRSIYRTLRPVLSSSVLSSGLGTGHGIKGHVISHLPTIRFLSSDTSSSTTGNRQPENPVRTADGKVISTYWGIPPTKITKPDGSAWKWNCFQPWDSYKPDVSIDVTKHHKPSNFTDKFAYWTVQSLKIPVQLFFQRKHMCHAMLLETVAAVPGMVGGMLLHLKSLRRFEHSGGWIKALLEEAENERMHLMTFIELSQPKWYERAIVFAVQGVFFNAYFLSYVISPKLAHRITGYLEEEAVNSYTEFLNDIDAGKFENSPAPAIAIDYWRLPKDATLRDVVFVIRADEAHHRDINHYASDIQFQGRELKEAPAPIGYH; encoded by the exons ATGTCCTCCAGGTCGATTTACCGTACTCTTCGACCGGTGCTATCATCTTCGGTACTATCATCCGGTTTAGGTACTGGACATGGAATAAAGGGACATGTCATCAGCCACTTGCCCACTATTCGGTTTTTGAGCTCCGACACGTCATCTTCGACAACTGGGAATAGGCAGCCGGAAAATCCTGTCCGAACGGCCGACGGCAAAGTCATTTCCACTTATTGGGGTATACCTCCGACTAAGATTACTAAACCGGACGGTTCAGCTTGGAAGTGGAATTGTTTTCAACCATGGGATTCATACAAACCGGATGTGTCCATTGATGTAACCAAACATCACAAACCGTCCAATTTCACTGACAAATTTGCATATTGGACCGTCCAATCTCTGAAGATACCGGTTCAATTATTTTTCCAG AGGAAGCATATGTGCCATGCAATGTTGCTGGAGACCGTGGCGGCGGTGCCAGGAATGGTGGGAGGGATGCTTTTGCACTTGAAATCTCTACGGAGGTTCGAACATAGTGGCGGATGGATCAAAGCCTTGCTCGAAGAGGCTGAGAACGAGCGTATGCATCTCATGACCTTCATCGAACTCTCACAACCCAAATG GTACGAACGGGCGATTGTGTTTGCGGTCCAGGGTGTTTTCTTCAACGCATATTTCTTGTCCTATGTAATTTCTCCCAAACTTGCTCATCGTATCACTGGATACTTGGAAGAAGAAGCTGTGAATTCTTATACCGAGTTTCTCAATGACATCGATGCCGGAAAGTTCGAAAACTCACCAGCTCCGGCCATCGCGATTGATTACTGGCGGTTGCCTAAAGATGCGACGCTGAGGGACGTGGTTTTTGTCATCCGAGCTGATGAAGCTCACCACCGAGATATTAACCATTATGCTTCG GACATACAATTTCAAGGACGCGAACTCAAGGAAGCACCAGCTCCGATTGGATATCACTAA